In Caretta caretta isolate rCarCar2 chromosome 4, rCarCar1.hap1, whole genome shotgun sequence, one genomic interval encodes:
- the LOC125635855 gene encoding claudin-22-like has translation MALVYRTVMQLNGIFFSLFGWFLSCLTTYLPDWKNLALELNEFETWTMGLWQVCVSQEEGGIQCKDFDSFLALPPEFRISRILMFVSNGLGLLGFLLSGFGLDCLKIGERQQELKKRLLLLGGILFWISAITVMAPVSWVAHTVVEENLDENIPEIIPKWDLGEALFVGWFAGICLILGGSLLNCTVCSSEVHPSSVHYTVTEMQDHCQHLETENSPENLGV, from the coding sequence ATGGCTTTAGTCTACAGAACTGTGATGCAATTAAAtggcatttttttctctctgtttggaTGGTTTCTATCCTGTCTCACTACCTATTTACCTGACTGGAAAAATCTCGCTTTAGAGTTAAATGAATTCGAGACCTGGACCATGGGACTCTGGCAAGTTTGTGTTTCCCAAGAGGAAGGGGGAATTCAATGTAaggattttgattctttcttggCTTTGCCTCCAGAGTTTAGGATTTCTAGGATTTTGATGTTTGTTTCAAATGGATTAGGACTTTTGGGCTTCTTGCTTTCAGGTTTTGGGTTGGACTGTTTGAAGATCGGTGAAAGACAACAGGAACTAAAGAAACGGCTATTACTGCTTGGAGGAATACTCTTCTGGATATCAGCAATTACAGTCATGGCCCCAGTTTCTTGGGTTGCTCACACTGTAGTCGAGGAAAATTTGGATGAGAATATCCCAGAGATTATTCCCAAGTGGGACTTGGGGGAAGCACTGTTTGTTGGCTGGTTTGCTGGAATATGTCTTATACTAGGAGGGTCACTACTTAATTGCACTGTCTGTTCATCGGAAGTCCATCCATCCTCAGTCCATTACACAGTAACAGAAATGCAAGATCACTGTCAACACTTGGAAACTGAAAATAGTCCTGAAAATCTAGGAGTTTAA